Genomic window (Phycisphaeraceae bacterium):
CCTGCTGGGAAGAGATGGAAGAGTGTGCCATCCGGATTGAATGACTTGTCCTGCAGGACGAGTGGAAACTCATCCTCGCCATATGTTTGGGGGATTGCAAGCTGATCAGTCTCATCGTCGCGGATAATAAACATCCCAGCGAGTCCCTCGTAGACCTGTTGCGCGGTTCCGCCGGGATCGCGCCCACCCAACGACATCATGGCGTGCGGGTGCGGATGATACCAGCAGGTTGCAGCTCGATTCAGAATAGGAAAGACCGCTTCCCATGTTTCATTGAGATGTATTGTCTGGTGGGGCCCGCCATCCATATCTCCAGGCACGTGAAGTCCATGCCAATGCGTTGTTGTGTCATGATCGCCGAGATGGTTTGTCACGCGAATCCTGACCTGCTCTCCTTTGCGCACTTCGAGCGTCGGACCGAGATAACTTCCGTTGTATCCCGCAGTCGGAGTGTCAACGGTAAATGGATAAAACCGTGTTGCTCCGCGCATCATCTCAAGATCGAAGACACGGAAACCGCCAACAAGCTCTCCCTGGTACAGCGGAGGTGTCACAAACGCACGCCCTTCCCCAGCAGCAACCGAAGCATCGTGCCCACTGCCAAGGTCAAGCGTCGCAGCAAGCAGATCGTGAGCCGATCCGGTATCGAATGAACCAACACTAGATACATCCAGATTCTGCGTTGCTGGAATAAGCATGTAGTCGCTGGACCCTGTCTTTCTGCTGCCTTCGACATCGGTCAGCGCAACCGAGAACGTCTCTCCAGCCAGTTCTTCACCATCAAGCAGAAACTTCATTGTTGGCGAGGACAGACTCGCATTCATGTTGCCTGCAATCACAGCTGTTTGCGCAGGATTCCAGTGTGCTTTGATTGTGCGAGCAAGCAGCATCGCCTGACTCTGTTGAGTTTGTGCTTGCTCGGAAGTGCCGTTGTCTTTGCGAAGTTGTGTATTGCACACGAACAGTTCAGCACCGGAAACATCGTGGATGAGCGTAACCCAGTTGATGCTCATGGGCTGACCTGAGCCTGTCCACGCAACCTCTCCCGACCGATCCCAATCGACAGTAAACATGTCACTGCGCCAGAGGATCGGATTGGTTGTGAGATTCGATGGGACATCATTTGATGGATTGCCATCAAAGAATCCGAACGAGCAGCTGTATTCGTTGCTGCTGACAAACGCGGAGTTCAAGTCCATACATGGTGTGGAATCTGTATCAACCCCCTGCAACAGCATGATGTCTGCATTTTGGGCGGACAATGAAGACAGGACACTGTCACCACATTTGTTCCACGCTGGCACATCAACACGGTGCGTGACAACGTTCACAGGAAGGCTGGTGTTTGTGTTCGTCGTATCAACTGAATGGGGAACCGGCATCGCTGCGGACGATGTTATTGGACACGTCGAGCTTGCACGTGCCATGCTCACTGAGATCATTGCTGCTGCACAGCCCAATGCCACACTGTTCGCTTTCTGCATGGAACCTCTTCCATCGTTTGGTGAGAACAACCCAATCGGCCAACGACCCAGTCACGATGTTCCCATCTCAGCCTAGCATACATCATGTCATAGCTCTGTTCGCTATCACAAGCAACTCTGATGCAAATCGAGCACTGCAATTTGGCTGATCAGACCGAACACGAGGAACTTGCTTCATTATCGCCCATGCGGCACTTCGGCTTCAGGATACGAACTCAGAGCGTCGCTGCTTGGGAGAGCTGGAAGCACCAAAGGCTCATGCACGGACGATGTCAGCGCTACGACCAATAACCCTTTTTCCAGAGCTACACCATCTGGATGCCATGCTCTCAGTAAGAATCTATCAGATGATTTCACTCCACCATGTGTGCAGTACCACAACTCTGGCTGGCATGCGCGCGGCTGAAGACACAGAGACATTACTTCATGTTGATCTCAACAGCAACACACATTGCATCACGTAGCCGTACCAGTGCGTTCGATTGCACCTCGATCGAACGCAAATCCCATCAAATGGAGTCTCATGTAATGGGAAGATGTGTGTCATCGCATACGCACCGGTTTGTTTTTCGCTTCTGACAGCCATGGCAGCATATGGCACTATTCGCACCTGTTGTTACCATCGGGGCACTCCCACCGCTGCGAGCCAACTCACCCGAAACAGTACAACACAGTGAGGACAAATCAGAGGTTGGGCAACGTACAAATTGGCGATCCATTACCGCCGAGTATAAACCATCGATCGAAGTTGGTGGCAGAGAACGATTGGGCGGCTTGCTGCGTTCGGACCGTCGAAAAGCGGCATGAACTCCATATTTGGAGGGAACGGGATAGTTCATGTCTGTCGTATCGACTTTGCCATCCCAGTTCATATCGCCGCCGAAGTGGTGCCGCGCCCAAGTGACACACTCAACCGGGGCGGTGGTTCAGGAATCAAACAGCGATTCTGGATCCACCAGCACAACGTGTTCCTTCGCGGTCGCGATAGCGTTCTCCAATTCCGTGAGTGGAATCGAAAGATGCTCAGATGAGTGATAAAGAACGACATGCCGACTTCCGTCAGCATCAATATTTATCTCCATGATCGCGTCCTCATTCTCATCGAGAACTTCCATGATGACGCCATTGCCTTCAGGCGTCGACAGAATCTGAAACATCAGCTTTGGGATATCGCGGGGTGGCCTATTCATTTAACACTCCTTCCTAAGAAGCCAATGAACTTGTTGGTAGTAGCGTCGAACCGTGCTCCGAGGCCGCATGCTGCGTTGCTACCACCGAAAAACAGCGTGAACGAGTTTTTGGACCAGACAGGTTTGCTGCGATCCTACCTCCGAAAAGCGGCATGAGTTCAGTTTTTGGATAGGACGACCACGGCTAACTCAAAACTTGGCTACCCACCCTACTAAGTACTTCTCATGCTCTTTCGCAAGTTTCGCATAGAAGTCTTTATGCTGTTTCAATAACTTTTCCAGTAACCGACCGCAACTGGGGCAATATCTCAAACCCATTTCTGCGTGAATGTTAATTGTGATATCTATGTCGGTCGGTTTCAGCTTTGGTTCATCTTCAAATGCTATGCCCCGCGATTGTAGATGAAACCACAACTCACCACTTGAATCGAACCCGACAAGAACTGCAGTTCCTCGCTCGCCAGCGCACGCCAATAGGTTCTGAAATGCCGTACAACAATACGTCATTGCTTATCCTCCACTTTGCGGAACAAGGAACTCATTCATTTGGCCGGACGCGGGCGGCAGGATACGGATTTCGTCCCGGATAATACATGAGGGATCATGTGAATCGCGGAGGTTACGGATCATGCGGTCCAACAAAGCGTGTTTCTGGCGGATGCGCACGTTCGATACAAACGCGTATCGGTGAAGCGCTATCGACACCCTAGAACTTGCGTGTCCTCCTGAGATTCGCTGAGGCCTGAAGGGATTCGAGCCTCGACATTAACGTGAACGACGCAACGCACCGTGCTTGAGGTCTTTTTCAGCGTATACGCAGCGCTTTGTATCCCGACTGGGCTACCAGTGGTGGTCTTTGGAACGTCATAGCAGAGGACACTCAGCATCTCACGCTAAGGTCGCAAGGAAATCCGTGGTAATGCCATACTGCGTAGCGTTTGGCAGCAAATGGCCCTTACCGTCAGTGCACACCATGCGCTGAAAGGATGCATCGAAAGCGGGCGACGAGACTCGAACTCGCAACATTCAGCTTGGAAGGCTGACACTCTACCATTGAGTTACGCCCGCAGTGCTCGCCTTTCGGCGGGCCGGGATGGTATGCGTCACCCCGTTCCAAGTCTGCAACTGCAGATGACAATTGACGGGTTCTGGTCGGTGGTCAGTTCGCATCCTATCCTCACAGTTCGTTGTTTCATCCACGGAATCACACTCCATGTCCCGATCGCCACGTCACAACAAGAACGAGCAGTTGGAGTTCGATGATCCAAGCATTGAGCCTGACGAGGAAGAGTGGGAAGACGAGGACTGGGATGACGACGAATATGAAAGTGAAGATGACGAATACGAGAGCAGCGTCCCGACCGAAAACTACTTCACAAGTTCGCTCGCACCAATACATATCCTGCTGTTTGTCCTGCCGCTAATCCTGATCTGGGAAGTTGGCGTTGGCATGTATCTGACAGATCCGAGCACGGGTGATGTGCTCTTGATCCGCGCCTGGAAGTGGTTGCAAAGGATCTTTGAAGCATTTGGTGCAGTTGGCCAACGTATCCCAGCGATCACCCTTATCACAGTGCTGATTGCTCAGCTGATGATCAGTGAGAAATCACGCAAGCCGAGACCGGTTGTGCTTGGTGGCATGGTTGTAGAAAGTGCATTGTGGGCGATGCCGCTATTGATTGTATCGACGGTCATATCAGCGCTCTTCGGAACACCAGACCGAGTTCCGCAAGCTGCACAGTTGGTTCAGGCAGCGACTGACCATCGATCATGGCAGCAGCTGACCGTGATTGCTGTTGGAGCAGGTGTCTACGAGGAGATGCTGTTTCGTATGGCACTCATGCCAATTATTCACATCATTGTCTCAGATCTGTTCCGCGTCCCGAAGCGATCCGGAACAATTATCGCTGTCCTTGTCAGTGCGGTAGTGTTCGCGTTGTACCACGACGTGTCCGACAACCAGACGATCGATATTCAACAGTTCTTTTTCCTCGGGCTCGCGGGCGTCTGGTTCGGAATTGCATACATCTTTCGGGGCTTTGGTATTGCAGTGGGATGTCATGTCGCGTACGACCTTGCCATTTTCCTGATCGGCCCTCAATAACGATTGGCTGAAGCCAACAATGTCCCATCTCTCATGAAATCGCGTCGCAGAACATATTCAAAGCGAGTATCAGATCGGCCAGCGTCTGAGCCTGCTGTGATTGTGCCGTCACACTCTGCTGAGATATGGCAGCAGCTTGACGCATACTGGAAACAGGCCGAAGAAGCAATGCTGTTCGATGCAGCCTGGACACGCAAGCGTCTCCGCGCAATTCGCTTTGGCGATGTTGATGCCAATGCTGTGAATGCAGAACTCAAGCGGATTGAGTCCAGATTGCGCCAGTCCATTGCGAAGCGAATACGACGGGTGTCATCCGCTCCATCTGTCACACTCCAGCCAGACCTCCCAGTAACAGAACACGCTGCGGAGATCTCTCGCGCGATCAAGGAGCATCAGGTCATCGTTGTTGCCGGGGATACGGGATCGGGCAAGAGCACGCAACTGCCGTTGATCTGTTTGCAACTGGGTCGCGGCGCCGCCGGAATGATCGCACACACCCAGCCGCGTCGCATTGCCGCTCGCTCCATTGCGTCGCGACTTGCTTCACAACTCCAGCAGTCTGTTGGGAGGGATGTCGGGTTTAAGGTTCGTTTTACGGATACTGCGTCAGATGCAACACGCATCAAGGTCATGACTGATGGAGTGCTTCTCAACGAAACACGATCGGACAGGTACTTTGATCGGTATGACACGATCATTCTCGATGAAGCACATGAACGAAGTCTGAACATCGATTTTCTGCTCGGGTATATCAAACGTATCCTCCCGCGTCGGCCAGATCTCCGCGTCATCATTACGAGCGCAACCATTGACACGGAGCGCTTTGCGAACCACTTTGCACCCAACGATACCCCCGCTCCAGTTATCTCAGTGCAGGGCCGAACATATCCGGTCGAGGTGCGATATCGTCCCGTGGAACAGCTCCCACAGGTTGATGCGGATGACACGCCTGTTCGAGCACCGGATCGTCCCGTTGAGGATGTGGTAGTTGATGCCGCACATGAGCTTGCAAGGGATACGACTGGCGACCTGCTCGTCTTTCTTCCCGGTGAGCGCGAGATCCGCGACGCTGCCGAAGCGCTCCGTAAGCGAGGGCCAAAACCGTTTGACTTGCTCCCTCTGTACTCACGATTGACTGCCCAGCAGCAGGATGAAGTCTTTGCGGATCACAAGCGCCGGCGTATTGTCCTCGCGACCAATGTAGCCGAGACATCGCTGACAGTCCCCAACATCCACGGTGTCATTGATACAGGGACCGCTCGAATCAGTCGGTACAGTACACGAAGACGTTTGCAGCGGTTGCCTGTTGAGGCAGTCTCTCAGGCAAGTGCGAACCAGCGCAAGGGACGATGTGGTCGTGTTGCGCCCGGTATCTGCATACGTCTGTACGATGAAGACGATTTCAACAAGCGACCTGAGTTTACTCAGCCTGAAATTCTGCGTACAAATCTTGCTGGTGCTGTGCTGCAGATGAAGTCGCTGCGATTGGGTGAGATTGCACAGTTCCCGTTTGTCGAACGACCGGATGATCGGCTCATTCGCGATGCAGAAGACACACTGCGCGAACTTAACGCGATCGACGACCACAACAACCTGACACAAATCGGAAAAGAGCTCTCACACCTTCCAGTCGATCCACGCATTGGGCGTATGCTACTGGAGGCTGCAGCCGAGCATGTACTTCCCGAGATGCTCGTCATCGCCTCGTTTCTCTCGGTGCAGGATCCAAGGGAACGTCCGTTCGACAAGCGTGAAGAAGCAGACTTGCTGCACGCGAGGTTCAACGACGAAGCGTCGGACTTTGTTACAGTGCTGAATCTGTGGAGTCACTGGAAGAAACTGCAGGATCAGCTCGGCTCGAGCGCACTCAAACGCGGGGTGAAGCAACAGTATCTATCACACGCGCGTCTACGGGAATGGAACGACGTATACAAGCAGCTGCGCGAAATGCTAAAGGAGTTGGGATACTCCGATAGCACACGCACAACCAGACGCGCGGGAAGATCCGATCGATCCCCTGAGCCACGTCTTGCATCACAACTGCGAGAATCATCCAGACGCCCGAGTCCAGCCGAGCCGGACATGTACGCTGCGATTCATCGCTCGATTCTCTCCGGAATGCTGGTCTCGATAGGGAAACTTGCGGATCGCAGGGAGTATCAGGGGACGCACGGCACCCGCTTTGAAGTGCATCCTTCCTCACCTCTGTCACAAATAAGGCCGCAGTGGATCGTTGCCGCAGAAGTTGTGCATACAACAAAGCACTATGCACGCGTTGTCGCTCGTGTGCAACCGAAGTGGATCGAGCGTGTTGCACATCATCTCGTGCAACGAACGTACACAGATCCTATCTGGTCTGTCGAACGCCAGCGTGTCCACGCAAACGAGAAAGTTTCCTTGTTTGGGCTTGAACTTATTACAGATCGCCCGGTTCACTACGGTCCTATTAATCCCGACGCCTCTCGAGAGCTTTTCATCCATCACGGCTTGGTGGATGAGAGCGCAGAAGTCGGCGGGGATTTCCTGAAAAAGAATCGTAAACTCATTGATGAAATTGAGCATATGGAAGCGAAGCAGCGCAAACGCGATCTGCTCGTGGATTCCATTACACGGTTTGACTTCTACAACGCCCGCATTCCCAAGGGTGTCCACAACACAGAACTCTTCGAGACGTGGCGGATCCAGACCGAACGTCGGCGTCCCACTATTCTGCACATGACAATGGAGGATCTCCTCCGCGGCGACGCACAACTTCCAGCTGAAGAACTCTACCCATCAACGATCCGTGTGCCCGCAGGCGAACTTCCAGTCGATTATGCGATGGAACCACAGAGCGATGCCGACGGCCTAACGCTCACTGTGCCGATTGAAGCAATGAATCAGATTGACGAAGATCAATGTGAATGGCTCGTCCCGGGCCTGATTCGAGAGAAAATCATTGAGCTTGTGCGCAGACTCCCGAAGCAGTATCGTCGTCACTTCGGTCCTGCACCTGCCTTTGCAGATGCTGCTCTTGCGGAACTCAAGTTCGGTGATGGATCTCTCACCAAAGCACTGTCTCGTCTGGTTGCACGTGCAAACGGCATTACGATCCCTCCCACTGTCTGGCGTCGTGTTGAGTTGCCCGCACATCTCCGGATGACCTACCGCATCATTGACCGCGATGGATCTGAACTCGGAACCTCGTCAGATCTCACGACGCTCAAGCAAACGCTCGCGCCGACACTCTCACGTCGACTTCGAACGTCAATCGATTCAGAACTGACACGCGAGCAGATAGTCTCGTGGGACTTTGGGGATCTTCCCGAGCACGCGGATCTTCAAAGAGCAGGCGTTTCAGTTCGTGCGTGGTGTGCGCTGGCTGATGCCGGTTCCAGCGCTGCAATCAGGCTCTTTGATTCTGAGTCGACAGCACGATCGCACATGCGTCTTGGGCTCCGCCGCCTGCTCATGCTTGCTGCGCGACGTGAGCTCAAAGCACTTGTTGATGCTGCACCCGAGATGAATGCCCTGCGCCTCATGTACTCAACGATTGGGCCTGCAGCAGAGTTACGCGATGAGCTTGTCACAATGACAGCCGATCTTGCGTTTCTGCAGACAGTGGATCCGTGGACAATTAGAACAAAGGCCGACTTTGAGTCGCTGCTTCAAAAAGGACTTCCGCAAATACACACCACAGTTGGCAGAGCAATTACTGTCGCGAAGGATCTGCTTTCAAAGCGGCAGGCTGTTCTTACAGCAATCGATGCACCTCAGCCGGATGCATGGAACCGTGTTGCAGATGACATCCGCTCTCACGTCGAACTTCTCACGCCCCAACGCTTTCTGAGCACGACACCATCATCGCGATACGCCAATCTCTCTCGTACACTCTCCGCCGATCTGCAACGCTGGGAGAAACTTGCACGAAACGGTGTTGCCAAGGATGCAGTACTCGCGAGCGAACTCAAACCATACACAGATGTGCTTGATGCGATCATGGCTGCAGAGCACACAGAGGGGCACCAGACCATGTTCGACGATCAACTGGACACGTACAAGTGGTTGATCGAAGACCTTCGTGTGTCGTTGTTCGCCCCAACATTCACGCCCCGTGGTGCGGGAGGTCGCAAGCGTATCGATGAACTTCGATCGATTATCATGGCCCGCCTGCCCGGATCGATGCTCGATACACTGGCTCAACGGACCTCGGCACGGTAAACTCATAACCATACATGGAGCAACACATGAATCTGGATCTTCACGGCAAGCACGCGGTGGTTTGCGGCTCATCGCAGGGCATTGGCAAAGCAGCAGCGATCAGCCTCGCGCAATGTGGAGCCAATATCACTCTGCTCTCACGGAATACCGATTCGCTCAATCTTGTCAAATCTGAACTGCATCAGGAAGGCGATCAGAGTCACCATGTCGCAACCGCAGACTTCACAGATCCTGAATCGGTGCGCAATGTTGCGCAGAAGATTGCGTCGGCATCACCCGTACACATCCTTGTTAACAACACCGGTGGCCCACCAAGCGGACCATTGCTTGATGCAGATGTGCAGGCACTCATCAACGGGTTCTCACAGCATGTGGTCTGCAACCATCATCTGATGCAAGCGTTTGTGCCCAGCATGAAGGCGGCAAACTACGGACGCATCATCAACATCATCTCGACAAGTGTGAAGCAGCCGATCCCCAACCTTGGCGTTTCCAATACGATCCGTGGTGCAGTCGCATCGTGGGCAAAGACACTCGCAACTGAACTCGGCGGGTTTGGCATCACAGTCAACAATGTGCTTCCAGGATTCACTGATACGGTACGCCTCAGCTCGCTGTTCGAAGCGAACGCAAAGCGCCAAAGCACAACGCCGGATGTGATCAAGGCAAACGCGCTGGCAACCATTCCGGCGAAACGCCTCGGGCTTGCATCCGAACTGGGAGATGCAGTTGCTTTCCTCGCGTCACCAGCAGCCGGGTACATCAATGGCATCAACCTACCTGTTGATGGCGGCAGGCTGGGCACACTCTAACCTGTGGGGTGACATGCAACGCATACTCAATCTCATTGATGGAAAGCTCGTACCTGGTGAATCGGGAGAATGGATTGACTCCATCGAGCCTGCCACAAGCAAGGCCCACGCTCAGATAGCCGCATCAAACAAAGCTGATGTTGACTGCGCGGTCGATGCCGCATCAAACGCCTTTAACCAGTGGTCGCATACACCGGCTGCGCGACGTTCCGAACTCCTGCTAAAACTCGCGCACGAGATCGACGATCACTGTGAGCGACTAGCCAGCGTCGAAGCAATTGATCAGGGCCAAACGATCACCTTTGCACGAACTGTCGATATACCGCGAGCTGCTGCAAATTTGAGATTCTTTGCGACAGCTATCCTTCATGATACAGACCACGTCTATCACACAGATGCTCCTGCAGTTGGTTCCGGTGCGTCGATGACGTATGTCAAACACGTGCCGCGAGGCGTTGCTGGATGTATCAGCCCGTGGAACCTTCCGCTCTACCTGTTCACATGGAAGATCGCTCCCGCACTTGCTGCAGGATGCACTGTTGTTGCAAAGCCGAGCGAACTTTCGCCAGCAACCGCCTGCGAACTCGGCAAACTTGCGATCGATGTCGGGTTTCCTGCTGGCGTGCTCAACATCATCCACGGATATGGCAAGGATGCAGGCGAGCCCATTATCTCACATCCAAGTGTCCCATCGATCTCGTTCACAGGTGGCACAGCGACCGGCGCACGGATTGCTTCTGTTGCGGGTCCGATGTTCAAGCGAATGAGTCTCGAACTTGGCGGCAAAAACCCGTTTCTGATCTTCGAAGATGCGGATGTAGATAAAGCCATTGATACGGCGACACGCGCAGCGTTCACAAATCAGGGCGAGATCTGTCTCTGTGGATCACGCATCTATGCGCATGAATCAATCTTTGAAAAAGTTGTACGAGGAATCGCCGAGCGAGCACATACGTATGCACCCGGTGATCCACTCGATCACAAAACACGGATGGGCGCGCTGATCTCGGCCGACCATCGTGCAAAGATTGAACGCATCGTGGACAGCGCACACGCACTTGGCGGGAAGATTCACTGCGGAGGTGCACGACCGAACAACCTGCCAGAACGCGTGCGCGATGGCTTTTTCTATCAACCGACCGTGATCACGGGGCTCGTGTCGGACTGTGATGTCGAGCAGGAAGAGATCTTCGGTCCCGTTGTTTCCATCACACCGTTCGCAACAGAGGATGAGGCTATAGCACTCGCCAACGGCACAAAGTACGGGCTCGCAAGCGTTGTGTTCACCGAGAACATCAATCGGGCTCACCGTGTCGCCGACCTGCTGCATGCCGGTATCGCGTGGAT
Coding sequences:
- a CDS encoding CPBP family intramembrane metalloprotease, coding for MSRSPRHNKNEQLEFDDPSIEPDEEEWEDEDWDDDEYESEDDEYESSVPTENYFTSSLAPIHILLFVLPLILIWEVGVGMYLTDPSTGDVLLIRAWKWLQRIFEAFGAVGQRIPAITLITVLIAQLMISEKSRKPRPVVLGGMVVESALWAMPLLIVSTVISALFGTPDRVPQAAQLVQAATDHRSWQQLTVIAVGAGVYEEMLFRMALMPIIHIIVSDLFRVPKRSGTIIAVLVSAVVFALYHDVSDNQTIDIQQFFFLGLAGVWFGIAYIFRGFGIAVGCHVAYDLAIFLIGPQ
- a CDS encoding multicopper oxidase domain-containing protein gives rise to the protein MDLNSAFVSSNEYSCSFGFFDGNPSNDVPSNLTTNPILWRSDMFTVDWDRSGEVAWTGSGQPMSINWVTLIHDVSGAELFVCNTQLRKDNGTSEQAQTQQSQAMLLARTIKAHWNPAQTAVIAGNMNASLSSPTMKFLLDGEELAGETFSVALTDVEGSRKTGSSDYMLIPATQNLDVSSVGSFDTGSAHDLLAATLDLGSGHDASVAAGEGRAFVTPPLYQGELVGGFRVFDLEMMRGATRFYPFTVDTPTAGYNGSYLGPTLEVRKGEQVRIRVTNHLGDHDTTTHWHGLHVPGDMDGGPHQTIHLNETWEAVFPILNRAATCWYHPHPHAMMSLGGRDPGGTAQQVYEGLAGMFIIRDDETDQLAIPQTYGEDEFPLVLQDKSFNPDGTLFHLFPAGSGQIALRRGGSFLVNGVVSAEQETPAQVIRFRVVNGSNARFYNLGIDDGRSFYQIGSDGGMLTAPVKLTRLLIGPGERMDVLIDFSSDLGQRVTLRSYNSELGTRILPDMFADTWDRSDFDIMDFDVTNPTKNALHTIPASLIPVETIPETEAHNLGNPRPFLLSSNKTINFVQMSLGVINETINLNDTEIWKITNQTPMAHPFHVHGDSFQILTRDGVPPPQSEAGWKDTAVVEPGHELRIIKRFRDYADPEKPYMYHCHILEHEDDGMMGQFVVVDNNICYADCDQSGTLNIFDYICFGNLYAAQDPSADCDQNGLFDVFDFMCFQSSFALGCP
- a CDS encoding aldehyde dehydrogenase — translated: MQRILNLIDGKLVPGESGEWIDSIEPATSKAHAQIAASNKADVDCAVDAASNAFNQWSHTPAARRSELLLKLAHEIDDHCERLASVEAIDQGQTITFARTVDIPRAAANLRFFATAILHDTDHVYHTDAPAVGSGASMTYVKHVPRGVAGCISPWNLPLYLFTWKIAPALAAGCTVVAKPSELSPATACELGKLAIDVGFPAGVLNIIHGYGKDAGEPIISHPSVPSISFTGGTATGARIASVAGPMFKRMSLELGGKNPFLIFEDADVDKAIDTATRAAFTNQGEICLCGSRIYAHESIFEKVVRGIAERAHTYAPGDPLDHKTRMGALISADHRAKIERIVDSAHALGGKIHCGGARPNNLPERVRDGFFYQPTVITGLVSDCDVEQEEIFGPVVSITPFATEDEAIALANGTKYGLASVVFTENINRAHRVADLLHAGIAWINCWMVRDLRTPFGGMKASGIGREGGIEALRFFTEARSTTVAFS
- a CDS encoding SDR family oxidoreductase, giving the protein MNLDLHGKHAVVCGSSQGIGKAAAISLAQCGANITLLSRNTDSLNLVKSELHQEGDQSHHVATADFTDPESVRNVAQKIASASPVHILVNNTGGPPSGPLLDADVQALINGFSQHVVCNHHLMQAFVPSMKAANYGRIINIISTSVKQPIPNLGVSNTIRGAVASWAKTLATELGGFGITVNNVLPGFTDTVRLSSLFEANAKRQSTTPDVIKANALATIPAKRLGLASELGDAVAFLASPAAGYINGINLPVDGGRLGTL
- the hrpA gene encoding ATP-dependent RNA helicase HrpA; translated protein: MKSRRRTYSKRVSDRPASEPAVIVPSHSAEIWQQLDAYWKQAEEAMLFDAAWTRKRLRAIRFGDVDANAVNAELKRIESRLRQSIAKRIRRVSSAPSVTLQPDLPVTEHAAEISRAIKEHQVIVVAGDTGSGKSTQLPLICLQLGRGAAGMIAHTQPRRIAARSIASRLASQLQQSVGRDVGFKVRFTDTASDATRIKVMTDGVLLNETRSDRYFDRYDTIILDEAHERSLNIDFLLGYIKRILPRRPDLRVIITSATIDTERFANHFAPNDTPAPVISVQGRTYPVEVRYRPVEQLPQVDADDTPVRAPDRPVEDVVVDAAHELARDTTGDLLVFLPGEREIRDAAEALRKRGPKPFDLLPLYSRLTAQQQDEVFADHKRRRIVLATNVAETSLTVPNIHGVIDTGTARISRYSTRRRLQRLPVEAVSQASANQRKGRCGRVAPGICIRLYDEDDFNKRPEFTQPEILRTNLAGAVLQMKSLRLGEIAQFPFVERPDDRLIRDAEDTLRELNAIDDHNNLTQIGKELSHLPVDPRIGRMLLEAAAEHVLPEMLVIASFLSVQDPRERPFDKREEADLLHARFNDEASDFVTVLNLWSHWKKLQDQLGSSALKRGVKQQYLSHARLREWNDVYKQLREMLKELGYSDSTRTTRRAGRSDRSPEPRLASQLRESSRRPSPAEPDMYAAIHRSILSGMLVSIGKLADRREYQGTHGTRFEVHPSSPLSQIRPQWIVAAEVVHTTKHYARVVARVQPKWIERVAHHLVQRTYTDPIWSVERQRVHANEKVSLFGLELITDRPVHYGPINPDASRELFIHHGLVDESAEVGGDFLKKNRKLIDEIEHMEAKQRKRDLLVDSITRFDFYNARIPKGVHNTELFETWRIQTERRRPTILHMTMEDLLRGDAQLPAEELYPSTIRVPAGELPVDYAMEPQSDADGLTLTVPIEAMNQIDEDQCEWLVPGLIREKIIELVRRLPKQYRRHFGPAPAFADAALAELKFGDGSLTKALSRLVARANGITIPPTVWRRVELPAHLRMTYRIIDRDGSELGTSSDLTTLKQTLAPTLSRRLRTSIDSELTREQIVSWDFGDLPEHADLQRAGVSVRAWCALADAGSSAAIRLFDSESTARSHMRLGLRRLLMLAARRELKALVDAAPEMNALRLMYSTIGPAAELRDELVTMTADLAFLQTVDPWTIRTKADFESLLQKGLPQIHTTVGRAITVAKDLLSKRQAVLTAIDAPQPDAWNRVADDIRSHVELLTPQRFLSTTPSSRYANLSRTLSADLQRWEKLARNGVAKDAVLASELKPYTDVLDAIMAAEHTEGHQTMFDDQLDTYKWLIEDLRVSLFAPTFTPRGAGGRKRIDELRSIIMARLPGSMLDTLAQRTSAR